In a single window of the Debaryomyces hansenii CBS767 chromosome A complete sequence genome:
- a CDS encoding DEHA2A06600p (similar to uniprot|P40484 Saccharomyces cerevisiae YIL106W MOB1 Mps One Binder), whose amino-acid sequence MSFFQNFNTHSLRSTRGFKLKQSSPISSPQPVSNSTFPNPPQNNQPYQQEPGQAYQTINLNNGGQSVSSHKDIRHYAEQTLGSDSALIQAVKLPQDEDINEWLAIHVVDFYNQINMLYGAITEFCSPKTCPRMIATDEYEYLWQETNPSSNGMASPKRPVSLPACEYTENLMNWIQNFFDNDNIFPSKIGAPFPQQFPSLVKTIFKRLFRIYAHIYCHHFHEISELGLQSHLNTSLKHYVLFSNEFNLITRKDYGPLEDLVDTMLKK is encoded by the coding sequence ATGTCGTTCTTCCAAAACTTTAATACGCATTCGCTAAGGTCGACTAGGGGATTTAAATTGAAGCAATCATCACCAATATCAAGCCCTCAACCGGTTTCAAACTCAACATTCCCAAACCCACCACAAAATAACCAGCCATATCAGCAAGAGCCAGGGCAAGCATATCAAACAATAAACTTAAATAATGGTGGACAATCCGTTTCATCACATAAAGATATAAGACATTATGCTGAACAAACATTAGGATCCGATAGTGCATTGATTCAAGCAGTCAAGTTACCACAAGACGAAGATATCAATGAGTGGCTAGCTATTCACGTAGTTGATTTCtacaatcaaataaatatgttaTACGGGGCAATAACAGAGTTTTGTTCTCCGAAGACGTGTCCCAGAATGATAGCAACTGACGAATATGAATACTTGTGGCAAGAGACCAATCCCAGCTCCAATGGAATGGCACTGCCTAAGAGGCCGGTATCATTACCTGCTTGTGAATACACAGAGAActtgatgaattggattcaaaacttttttgataatgataatatatttccTTCTAAAATCGGAGCACCTTTCCCACAACAATTTCCAAGCTTGGTGAAAacaattttcaaaagattGTTTAGAATCTATGCCCATATTTATTGTCACCACTTCCATGAAATCTCCGAATTAGGGTTACAAAGTCATCTAAATACCAGTTTAAAGCACTACGTTTTATTTAGTAATGagtttaatttaattactCGTAAAGATTATGGACCTTTAGAAGATTTGGTTGATACTATGCTcaagaaataa
- a CDS encoding DEHA2A06622p (some similarities with CA0211|IPF4326 Candida albicans), giving the protein MTVDTLTVKKDEDYFSLKYSYQLQNDNSNLEEQFIIPDKKFSLNVNLHINGTKLHTTDYGSLVEAIGHSFVECRYWKHIDMNTSLFIRGDKTTSFSLDLECNVSTPIINDLLDMKYAFPNSINLLSSIDLDFHFNTFQPKLQLADIVDALNYSLGSLFINLEFKFPFVFSFYGRKLFKTNYNWLFRNLDEMLCSSPANLPSVIHNKNEAFLQSMKNIQLKALAEYNTLSIMKECDMSGSKLDACKKYRSRFLDSGLPPTPNLSIKAMVFDLQLFDLKYIESHLNIESIT; this is encoded by the exons ATGACTGTTGATACGTTGACAGTaaagaaagatgaagattACTTCAGTTTGAAATACTCGTACCAGTTGCAGAATGACAATTCTAACTTAGAAGaacaattcattatacCAGATAAAAAATTCAGT TTGAATGTTAATCTACATATAAATGGTACTAAGCTCCATACCACGGATTACGGAAGTTTGGTAGAGGCAATTGGACATAGCTTTGTCGAGTGTCGTTACTGGAAGCATATTGACATGAATACAAGCTTATTCATCAGAGGCGATAAAACTACGTCATTTCTGTTAGATCTTGAGTGTAATGTATCTACCCCCATTATTAATGATCTACTCGATATGAAATATGCATTCCCCAATTCCATAAATTTGCTAAGTCTGATAGACTTAGATTTCCACTTTAACACATTTCAGCCAAAACTACAACTTGCTGACATTGTAGACGCATTGAACTATCTGCTTGGTTCGTTGTTCATTAACTTGGAGTTTAAATTTCCCTTTGTGTTCTCATTTTACGGTAGGAAGCTATTCAAAACAAACTATAATTGGCTTTTCAGAAATCTCGACGAGATGTTATGTTCATCTCCTGCAAACCTCCCTTCTGTAATTCATAATAAGAACGAAGCGTTCTTGCAATctatgaaaaatattcagtTGAAAGCACTAGCGGAATACAATACTTTGAGTATTATGAAAGAGTGTGATATGTCTGGATCTAAGTTAGACGCGTGTAAGAAGTACAGAAGCCGTTTCCTTGATCTGGGCTTACCTCCCACCCCTAATCTATCCATCAAAGCAATGGTTTTCGACTTACAACTCTTTGATCTAAAGTATATTGAAAGCCATCTTAATATCGAATCGATCACGTGA
- a CDS encoding DEHA2A06644p (weakly similar to uniprot|Q07843 Saccharomyces cerevisiae YLL033w) codes for MNKTKQVVTIGNDLIVKYQVSLLAGLEGLNELSSKKSKFLSLYKKFYKLRNMIDSKPYNKETYQNIIRRKFTMEDFNLKRNILLEGSDKLSELQLFERMINTLAFVHNSTVYLPSEGKEKPAFFFQDLKIPQRMEKSIILTLLKMDQQKPNTIKYDRKYEWIPQIYNKLSQLPDDPDAKEYKSIFKDIDANLIGFRDYELNLMRLNECYRLCL; via the coding sequence ATGAATAAGACGAAACAGGTTGTTACTATAGGAAATGACCTAATAGTGAAGTATCAGGTTTCGTTGTTGGCAGGTCTTGAGGGGCTAAATGAACTTTCCTCGAAGAAATCTAAGTTCTTATCGCTTTACAAAAAATTCTATAAGCTTCGTAATATGATCGATTCCAAAccatataataaagaaacataCCAGAACATAATACGACGGAAATTCACCATGGAGGATTTTAACCTTAAACGAAACATACTATTGGAAGGATCTGACAAATTATCAGAATTACAGCTATTTGAACGTATGATAAACACATTAGCATTTGTCCATAATTCAACGGTATATTTACCGTcagaaggaaaagaaaagCCGgcattcttctttcaagaCTTGAAAATTCCTCAAAGAATGGAAAAGCTGATAATATTGACCTTGCTCAAGATGGATCAACAGAAGCCCAATACGATTAAATACGATCGAAAATACGAATGGATACCGCAGATATACAACAAATTGAGCCAGTTGCCTGATGACCCCGATGCGAAGGAGTATAAGTCCATTTTCAAGGATATCGATGCTAATCTTATAGGGTTTCGGGACTACGAGTTGAACTTGATGAGGCTAAACGAATGTTATAGACTATGTTTATag
- a CDS encoding DEHA2A06666p (similar to CA2525|IPF4324.3 Candida albicans), with translation MGWFSKDTSSTIPNNQVEQRSHQPLDLSGQPAFNSTTANSNGHSSDISHTLEQLTENEAPLKLKELKENSVKANNESVSDFVHARPKNLFVIDGEKEIEESIICTNNEQGGKTCLKLKYNSVQLFKQMQKLEYFCSLPDDINATYFECRKIT, from the coding sequence atgggTTGGTTTTCAAAAGATACATCGAGTACTATTCCAAATAATCAGGTAGAACAACGTTCTCATCAACCATTAGATTTATCTGGTCAACCAGCATTCAATTCAACAACGGCCAATTCAAACGGACATTCATCGGACATTTCTCATACCTTAGAGCAGTTAACTGAAAATGAAGCCCCTCTCAAgttaaaagaattaaaggaAAATAGCGTAAAggcaaataatgaatcagTATCTGACTTTGTTCACGCAAGACCTAAAAATCTTTTTGTTATTGATGGcgaaaaggaaattgaGGAGAGTATTATTTGTACCAATAATGAACAAGGAGGAAAAACATGcttgaaattgaagtaCAACTCCGTGCAATTGTTCAAACAAATGCAGAAATTAGAATACTTCTGTTCATTGCCTGATGACATAAATGCTACATACTTCGAATGCAGAAAAATTACATAg
- a CDS encoding DEHA2A06688p (some similarities with uniprot|Q9P3Q3 Neurospora crassa B24P7 Superoxide dismutase): MQINIPLILSLLSVSQLALGDKAPKIKKNPKNVVAIADFPFGFDNNVQGNIVFTAKRGKAVNVHVDVTGLPKEGGPFQYHIHENSVPSDGNCDLVGLHFNPYDAPPDCEDQKDDSYCQVGDLSGKHGWIDTTCFETKYNDPYLSLNKKSNSYIVGRSVTFHFANLTKFACADIELASNIRLQSLQDEYNSNSNYDLQELQKDLASGLEFNQDYKEYSYDEDEVDKYEVFDEGPDADDEPEVEDSKPENDYADDDEDNTEDTKSKTKLINDVKSRNTTHNATHPHNGTDLIHNGNHSNVSLNEYNSETESGSSTFGLSISLMIGLGVVTGLLI, encoded by the coding sequence ATGCAAATTAATATACCATTGATCTTATCGCTTCTTTCTGTATCTCAATTGGCATTAGGAGACAAAGCCCCCAAGATTAAAAAAAATCCCAAGAATGTGGTAGCCATTGCGGACTTCCCATTTGGATTTGACAATAATGTCCAGGGTAACATTGTGTTCACAGCCAAAAGAGGTAAGGCAGTCAATGTCCACGTCGATGTAACCGGGTTACCAAAGGAAGGAGGACCTTTCCAATATCATATTCATGAAAACCTGGTTCCTTCGGATGGTAATTGTGACTTAGTGGGTTTGCACTTCAATCCTTATGACGCCCCACCAGATTGTGAAGATCAAAAGGATGATTCATACTGTCAGGTGGGTGACTTGTCGGGGAAGCATGGTTGGATTGATACCACATGCTTCGAAACAAAATACAACGACCCATATCTTTCGTTAAACAAGAAATCCAATTCCTACATTGTCGGTAGATCCGTCACTTTCCACTTTGCCAACTTGACCAAGTTTGCTTGTGCCGACATTGAATTAGCATCAAACATAAGATTACAAAGCTTGCAAGACGAATATAATTCTAACAGCAACTATgatcttcaagaattaCAAAAGGACTTGGCATCTGGTCTTGAGTTTAACCAAGATTACAAAGAATATTCTTATGATGAGGATGAGGTTGACAAGTACgaagtatttgatgaaggtCCAGATGCAGATGACGAACCAGAAGTCGAAGACTCTAAGCCTGAAAATGACTATGCCGACGATGACGAAGACAATACAGAAGACACTAAATCAAAGACTAAACTTATAAACGATGTGAAATCGAGAAATACTACTCACAATGCAACTCACCCCCACAACGGTACTGATTTGATCCACAATGGAAACCATTCAAACGTTTCTTTAAATGAGTATAATTCCGAAACCGAAAGTGGATCTTCGACTTTTGGCTTGAGTATTAGTTTAATGATTGGTTTAGGTGTCGTTACAGGATTACTCATTTAA
- a CDS encoding DEHA2A06710p (similar to uniprot|Q07821 Saccharomyces cerevisiae YLL027w ISA1 mitochondrial protein required for normal iron metabolism) yields MIAKRIILTNLNHTYKRYASNEAKKGGKRFMQTIPVTTSKNDFYSGLKYPMKKTNLGESTKEPSDSSSKWSKHSLGPMEKVSTKDQSTSAPARRSRASKFSNKTLKNIGKPETAETKSTKEETKNTEAQKPAQPNIISTVTVEPTTPKITENEKPAKKTKQKRTLRPRKALITFSANAVDHLKNLLDQPEPQLIRIGVQNRGCSGLTYNLEYVSEPGKFDEKVEQDGVKVYIDSKALFSIVGSEMDWLDDKLSSRFIFRNPNSKGTCGCGESFMV; encoded by the coding sequence ATGATAGCgaaaagaattatattgACAAACTTAAATCACACATATAAGAGATATGCTTCAAATGAAGCAAAGAAAGGTGGAAAGAGGTTTATGCAAACTATACCTGTTACAACAAGCAAGAATGATTTCTATTCGGGATTGAAATATCCtatgaagaagacaaatTTGGGAGAATCAACTAAAGAACCTAGTGATCTGAGCTCTAAATGGTCTAAACATTCTTTGGGGCCAATGGAAAAAGTGTCTACTAAGGACCAAAGTACATCAGCGCCCGCAAGGAGATCCCGAGCATCCAAATTTTCCAACAAgacattgaagaatatcGGCAAGCCCGAAACTGCAGAAACGAAGAGTACTAAGGAGGAGACGAAGAACACAGAAGCGCAGAAGCCCGCACAACCTAATATAATATCGACAGTAACTGTCGAACCTACGACACCAAAGATAACGGAGAATGAAAAGCCGGCGAAGAAGACGAAACAGAAGAGAACATTGCGTCCTAGAAAAGCATTGATTACGTTCAGTGCCAATGCAGTGGAccatttgaagaatttgttGGATCAACCTGAGCCGCAATTGATCAGAATCGGGGTACAGAACAGAGGTTGTTCAGGATTAACATATAACTTGGAATACGTATCAGAGCCAGGTAAGTTCGACGAGAAGGTGGAACAAGATGGTGTCAAGGTATACATAGATTCGAAGGCccttttttcaattgtgGGGTCTGAAATGGATTGGTTGGATGACAAATTGTCGTCGAGGTTTATCTTTAGAAATCCCAACTCTAAGGGTACCTGTGGGTGTGGTGAATCATTTATGGTCTAA
- a CDS encoding DEHA2A06732p (similar to uniprot|Q07825 Saccharomyces cerevisiae YLL029w), with protein sequence MRKVSRAQCANCTCSPGLLSRTHKRSVSLAKQVSMRNSGSGSPRGASRKGSVFTIDAASLCAPDAKEVNTSKRLEKLRLLMAEYDLGVYVVPSEDQHQSEYVSAFDQKRSFISGFQGSAGVAVVTRDVMCMNETPEGLAAVSTDGRYFNQATNELDFNWVLLKQGVKSEPTWQEWSVDQAIQLSLDSGSKINIGVDPKLITYQVFEKFDKVVRDKLSSPKNTKAEVELVAVKDNLIEKMWIDFEDLPSSPASIIKVLDEKYTGRTYSDKIKDVTEAMNKHKCVGLVVSALDEIAWLLNLRGSDIEYNPVFYGYLIITNQQVTLFANNYRFDTKVQAALQADNVNVEPYENFWTKLNSLSKDFNMANKKLLVPKNSSWEIIRNLKCSFEQPLRSPIEDLKGIKNEVELKGARSAHLKDGRALCKFFAWLENELLNKGELIDELQADDKLTQFRMQEDNFVGLSFATISATGANAAVIHYKPIKGECAVINPHKIYLNDSGSQFLEGTTDVTRTIHFTNPKPDEIKHYTLVLKGNISLGDLKFPEDTTGALIDSIARQHLWSAGLDYGHGTSHGIGAYLNVHEGPIGIGPRPNAASSSLRPGHLISNEPGYYEDGDYGIRIENVMYVKQSGHSYNERDFLEFDTLTRVPFCKKLIDISLLTTEEKAWINKYHQTVWNELSPSFSKTSLEYIWLKKETAPL encoded by the coding sequence ATGAGGAAAGTAAGTAGAGCTCAATGTGCTAACTGTACATGTTCGCCAGGATTATTATCCCGTACGCACAAAAGATCTGTAAGTCTTGCGAAGCAAGTTTCTATGAGAAATAGTGGATCGGGGTCACCAAGAGGAGCATCGAGAAAGGGGTCAGTTTTCACGATAGATGCTGCCAGTTTATGTGCTCCAGATGCTAAGGAAGTCAATACATCGAAACGGTTGGAAAAATTGAGGTTGTTGATGGCGGAATACGATTTAGGGGTATACGTAGTGCCATCGGAGGACCAGCACCAATCGGAGTACGTTTCTGCGTTTGATCAGAAGAGAAGTTTCATTTCGGGGTTCCAAGGAAGTGCCGGGGTGGCAGTGGTCACCAGGGACGTGATGTGTATGAATGAGACCCCTGAGGGACTTGCAGCTGTGTCGACGGACGGGAGGTATTTCAACCAGGCGACAAACGAATTAGACTTTAATTGGGTCTTGTTGAAACAGGGGGTCAAGAGTGAGCCTACGTGGCAAGAGTGGAGTGTAGACCAGGCGATTCAATTATCGTTAGACTCGGGAAGCAAAATAAACATCGGGGTGGACCCTAAATTGATCACATACCAAGTGTTTGAGAAGTTCGATAAGGTGGTTAGAGACAAGCTCTCTCTGCCCAAGAACACCAAAGCAGAGGTGGAACTTGTGGCGGTTAAGGAcaatttgattgaaaagatGTGGATCGACTTCGAGGACTTACCCAGTTCACCGGCCAGTATTATCAAGGTATTGGATGAAAAGTATACGGGAAGAACATATAGTGACAAAATTAAAGACGTTACTGAGGCCATGAATAAGCACAAATGTGTCGGATTGGTTGTTTCAGCATTGGACGAAATTGCATggttattgaatttgagaGGAAGTGATATAGAGTATAACCCCGTTTTCTACGGTTACTTAATCATCACTAATCAGCAAGTGACATTATTTGCTAATAATTATAGATTTGATACAAAAGTACAGGCAGCATTACAGGCTGACAATGTGAATGTGGAGCCATACGAAAACTTTTGGACCAAGTTGAACTCTTTATCGAAAGATTTTAATATGGCCAATAAGAAGCTTTTGGTCCCTAAGAACTCATCATGGGAAATCATCCGTAACTTGAAATGTTCATTTGAGCAGCCCTTGAGATCGCCCATAGAGGACTTAAAGGGCATTAAGAACGAGGTCGAACTTAAGGGAGCCCGATCCGCCCATTTGAAAGACGGCCGTGCCCTCTGTAAGTTTTTTGCCTGgcttgaaaatgaattactAAATAAGGGCGAATTGATTGACGAGCTCCAAGCCGACGACAAATTGACCCAGTTCAGAATGCAAGAGGATAACTTCGTGGGCTTATCATTCGCGACCATCAGTGCCACCGGGGCCAATGCAGCCGTGATCCATTACAAACCTATCAAGGGTGAATGTGCGGTCATCAACCCCCACAAGATATATTTAAACGACTCGGGTTCTCAATTTTTGGAAGGAACCACCGACGTAACCAGAACCATCCACTTCACCAACCCAAAGCCCGATGAAATCAAACACTACACCTTAGTCTTGAAGGGCAATATTTCTTTAGGCGACTTGAAGTTTCCCGAGGACACCACGGGTGCCTTGATTGACTCAATTGCAAGACAGCATTTGTGGTCTGCCGGATTGGATTACGGTCACGGTACCTCACACGGTATCGGAGCATACCTCAACGTCCATGAGGGCCCTATTGGCATCGGTCCAAGACCCAACGCTGCGTCGTCGTCCTTGAGACCAGGCCACTTGATTTCCAACGAGCCGGGCTACTATGAAGACGGTGACTACGGTATCAGAATCGAAAACGTCATGTACGTCAAGCAGTCTGGTCATTCCTACAACGAAAGAGACTTTTTGGAGTTCGACACCCTCACTAGGGTCCCATTCTGTAAAAAGCTTATTGACATTTCCTTGTTAACTACAGAAGAAAAGGCCTGGATAAACAAGTATCACCAGACCGTGTGGAACGAATTGTCACCTTCTTTCTCTAAAACTTCTCTTGAATACATTTGGTTGAAGAAGGAAACCGCCCCTTTATAG
- a CDS encoding DEHA2A06754p (weakly similar to uniprot|P32767 Saccharomyces cerevisiae YGL016w PDR6 Member of the karyopherin-beta family) — translation MNISFEQVVQHIETLYSTRDPDVVNRIQNELQELQRSGDGYQVAGMLMKHSSRNCQFFGALTYAVVINSMGPKLEIDKLEVLVREMEGHICAIVRSGETEANMFIIRKLFSNLSLVFISNHETYSNPVESLLRSLCGSTDLAQVVGGLQDMQLMVLVMFSSVIVEDISKQERSAEIHAVVESELYRDLIIIYDFLNSTSRSVAIDSLALDCLNSWVTYISVAECNSQVRYTSVETLITFLFNHFSTQQNPADDEVLKLINKAVGVVTEILEINPRMLTPEMKSYLDNLLFESQNWGAYYIDTIILGEAREMYSEEIDSFINLLITFLQNDILKLSKSIMHTNVQYKIKTLVSLTNFPGTPIEDESVSDQFLAFWEEFINIYVDDIDTFEAIFLNAPNDRQSFFSKRDEIINDVCSIYWNKIHLPELNVLEANKSEFLHYRTGVSDLFIAGYSLLSVPFYEKLTHSITVNILETDENPTKIIDIESTLYLLFKITEDCTFYESQSSILIPYVDSLFESRLLDVIKLYTAGEGIYRYVYSTFVNFLSSIQFYLKGERGSRYLGTIFDLLFSIVLDGPQSLSLNTSRTILKICQECRESLTSFLPNLEVLLVEMLKNLSVDGLIRQRMFNAYTSIAQCLKEPSKFSDILKRMITAIHNRALEVMNSSPQLNENEEDYLLSLLSCVCEVGRACEIPEEVDDFYNEEQKFLVNQYWIEDPMQVKDLNLSIVKTYLLNYAPIINNTTCTEKCCLILKAGIREPIEGPFKFPMDTIFNFISAKIDNCNIDSVPYLYGLIETVVIVNHKFLDQEIVGQLVKRVFTDHIDFLKSDPYTINSAIELFATILERNPSLIVSLPVFENVIVGFAIDGLKAHEAFIIKSISKFWVALIALKKGTKENQDFIRSMMVNTNLGTLFVFDLLKAFLGTPRSNLDHYYPIFRNLITKYPIELKKWLQVAFRELKNSKLDEKNIDALISRIMATRGQRSANDILKKIWLQLNGLIEFNSRSF, via the exons ATGAACATTAGCTTTGAGCAGGTGGTTCAG cacATTGAGACATTGTATTCTACTAGGGACCCAGACGTGGTAAACCGGATTCAGAATGAGCTACAGGAGCTACAGAGGTCGGGGGACGGATACCAGGTTGCAGGAATGCTAATGAAGCATTCGTCGAGGAATTGTCAGTTTTTTGGAGCGTTGACATATGCGGTGGTGATAAACAGCATGGGCCCTAAATTGGAAATTGACAAGCTAGAGGTTTTAGTGAGGGAAATGGAGGGCCATATATGCGCTATTGTGAGACTGGGGGAGACGGAGGCCAATATGTTCATTATACGGAAGTTGTTTTCGAACTTGTCGTTGGTGTTCATCAGCAACCACGAGACGTATTCCAATCCGGTAGAATCGTTGCTTCGGTCGCTATGTGGGAGCACAGATCTCGCACAGGTCGTCGGAGGCTTACAAGATATGCAGTTGATGGTGTTAGTGATGTTCTCATCGGTTATTGTGGAGGATATCTCCAAGCAGGAAAGATCTGCCGAGATTCATGCGGTGGTGGAAAGCGAGTTATACAGGGACCTCATTATAATATACGACTTTTTGAACAGCACTTCGAGGAGTGTGGCGATTGACTCGTTGGCCTTAGACTGCTTAAATTCGTGGGTGACGTATATTTCAGTTGCAGAATGCAACTCTCAGGTGCGATACACATCAGTGGAGACGTTAATTACGTTCCTTTTCAACCATTTCCTGACCCAGCAGAACCCTGCAGATGATGAAGTTCTTAAGCTTATAAATAAGGCGGTGGGAGTGGTGACAGAAATCCTTGAAATCAATCCTCGCATGCTAACACCGGAAATGAAATCGTACTTGGACAATTTGTTATTTGAATCGCAAAATTGGGGGGCATATTACATTGACACGATAATATTGGGGGAAGCTAGAGAGATGTACCTGGAAGAGattgattcatttatcAACTTATTAATAACGTTTTTACAGAATGATATCTTGAAACTatccaaatcaataatGCATACAAACGTGcaatataaaatcaaaactTTGGTTAGCTTGACTAATTTTCCTGGGACTccaattgaagatgaatcaGTCAGTGACCAGTTTCTCGCATTCTGGGAGGagtttataaatatttatgtTGATGACATTGATACTTTTGAAGCCATATTTTTGAACGCTCCGAATGATAGGCAAAGCTTTTTCTCCAAGAGAGATGAAATAATCAACGACGTGTGttcaatttattggaaTAAAATACACCTACCCGAATTGAACGTTTTGGAAGCAAATAAACTGGAATTCCTTCACTATAGAACTGGTGTATCAGATTTATTCATTGCTGGATACTCATTATTGAGTGTTCCGTTTTACGAAAAATTAACACATAGTATTACCgttaatattttagaaaCTGATGAAAATCCTACGAAGATCATCGATATCGAAAGTAcattgtatttattattcaaaattactGAAGATTGCACGTTCTACGAGTCTCAAAGCTCTATACTAATACCATATGTCGATTCGCTTTTTGAATCTAGGTTACTTGACGTCATTAAATTATACACGGCAGGGGAAGGGATTTATAGATACGTTTATTCGACGTTTGTCAACTTTTTATCAAGTATTCAGTTCTATCTTAAGGGAGAGCGTGGTTCACGCTACTTAGGCactatttttgatttattattctcTATTGTTTTGGATGGTCCTCAATCGTTGTCACTCAATACATCTAGAactatattgaaaatatgtCAAGAATGCAGAGAAAGTTTGACATCATTCTTACCGAACTTGGAAGTATTGTTGGTCgagatgttgaaaaatctaTCGGTAGACGGACTAATAAGACAAAGGATGTTCAATGCGTATACATCTATCGCCCAATGCTTAAAGGAGCCTTCAAAATTCAGTGacatattgaaaagaatgaTTACTGCTATTCACAATAGGGCTTTAGAAGTTATGAATAGTCTGCCACAGctaaatgaaaatgaagaagattatcttctttcacTATTATCATGCGTTTGCGAGGTTGGCAGAGCTTGTGAAATACCCGAGGAAGTAGATGACTTCTATAATGAAGAGCAGAAGTTTCTTGTTAACCAATATTGGATTGAAGATCCTATGCAAGTAaaggatttgaatttgagtATCGTGAAGacttatttattgaattatgcTCCAATCATTAATAACACTACATGTACTGAAAAATGCTGTCTTATATTAAAAGCAGGAATTAGAGAACCTATAGAGGGTCCTTTTAAATTTCCCATGGATACTATTTTTAACTTCATTCTGGCTAAAATTGACAACTGCAATATTGACTCTGTCCCTTATTTATATGGTCTCATAGAAACTGTCGTTATTGTGAACCACAAGTTTTTGGATCAAGAAATAGTAGGTCAATTGGTCAAAAGAGTGTTCACTGATCACATTGATTTTCTAAAATCAGATCCTTACACAATTAATTCTGCAATTGAACTATTTGCTACAATATTAGAAAGGAACCCATCCTTAATTGTCAGCTTACCTGTATTCGAGAATGTTATTGTTGGGTTTGCGATAGATGGATTAAAAGCTCATGAAgcatttattattaaatcaatcCTGAAGTTCTGGGTTGCATTAATTGCATTGAAAAAAGGCACGAAAGAGAATCAAGATTTCATCAGGAGTATGATGGTGAATACAAACTTGGGTACTCTTTTTGTATTCGATTTACTCAAAGCATTTCTAGGAACACCAAGGTCAAACCTAGATCATTATTATCCTATATTTAGAAACCTTATTACTAAATACCCAATTGAGTTAAAGAAATGGTTACAGGTAGCCTTTagagaattgaagaatagCAAGTTGGATGAGAAAAATATAGATGCATTGATTAGTAGGATCATGGCAACAAGAGGTCAACGGTCAGCGAACgatatcttgaaaaaaatttggtTGCAATTAAACGGATTAATAGAATTTAATAGTCGGagtttttaa